Below is a genomic region from Castanea sativa cultivar Marrone di Chiusa Pesio chromosome 2, ASM4071231v1.
GCCTAATGAATATCAAGCAACGGGAGGATGAGACGCTAAGGTTTTATATcacccgctttaacaaggaggcCCTCTCGATCGATAaagcagatgacaagatactcgtaGCAATGTTCACCAATGGACTACGGAggtaagtttttgttttcccaaTACAAGAACAACCAGAAGACTATGTCAGAGTGCTCTACAGGGCTACCAAATACATGAACGCATAAGACGCGCTACTCGCACGAGAGGAAAAGCCtaggaagagagaaagacagGAAGAAGTAAGATAGGAAAAAGGATGGAATGCCATAAGGATGGGAGAAGGACGAGAGGATAGATGCTCTAAGGCCCCCACGCCAAGGTTTGCAAACTTCACCCCACTAAATGTTCCCATCGATCAGGTACTTATGTATATCAAGGACAAAGGATCATTGACGTTTCCTGGCAAGCTGAAAGATGACTCCAACAAGAGGTTCAGGGACAAGTACTATGCTTCCACCGAGACCATGGCCACGATACATCCCAATGCTATAATTTGAAGCAGCAAACAAAAGCCTTAATCAGGCAAGGAAAATTGCAAAGGTTCGTTAGCAGAAAGAAGACAGACCAGCCACAAGAGCAGGGCTCCCGGAGGGAAAGTGAGTGCCCTAAACCTCCCATAGgggacataaggatgattgtagggggcacgaCAACTTCCTGTTCAACTAAGAAGGCTCACAAGACCTACCTTCAGGTGGTTCAGAACGTCCAGCCAACAGGTATGGTCCCAAAGATGGCGCACATCGACAACCCGATGATCGGGTTCTCGGAGGAAGACGCTCAATGTCTCCATCATCtacatgacgacgcgcttgttgTGAGCATACAGATTAGGGACTACAACACTCACAAGGTCTTGGTGGATAATGACAACTCCGTCGATATACTCTACTACCCAGCACTCCAGCAGATGAGGATTGGGAGAGAACGGTTGATTCCAACTGGCGCACCACTCGTTGGGTTCAGAGGAACGAGAGCGTACCCAATAGGCGCAATCACCTTGCTCGTCACAGTTGGCGATTACACCCAGCAGATCACCAAGGATGTTACGTTCCTGGTAGTAGACTATTCATCTGCTTACAATGCCATTTTGGGCCACCCTACCCTCAATTCATGGAAGGCTGTAACTTCCACTTACCACttgatgatcaagttccccacTAAGTACGGGGTAGGAGAAGTACGAGGAGATCAAGTAGCGGCGTGCGAATGTTAAACGGGTGTTTTCACTCAAGAACTAGACTAGGCCATAGTGGAGGAGGTCCGCAAGCTGAAGGAGGCAAACTTTATACGAGAAGTGTACTACTGCGACTGGCTGGCCAACGCggtaatggtcaagaaagccaacgAAAGGTGGAGGATATGTGTGGATTTCACAGACCTAAACAGGGcgtgccccaaggatagctacccactCCCAAGGATTGATATCTTGGTGGATTCAACAGCAAGACACCAACTGTTGAGTTTCATGGAAGCATTTTCTGGGTACGACCAAATCAAGCTGAATGAAGCtgaccaagagaagacttctTTCGTTACAAGCCAAGGTCTCTTCTGCAATAAGGTGATGTCATTCGGCCTCAAGAACGCAGGCGCGACGTATCAAAGGCTTATAAGAAAGATGTTTACACACCAAATTGGGAGGAACGTCGAAGTGTACGTAGACGGCATGCTGATAAAAAGCGTATGGGAGGACAAGCACCTAAACGATCTAAATGAGACTTTTGAGACCCTTAGGCACTACaacatgaagttgaatccaaacaaatgTACGTTCGGAGTGACGACAAGGAAGTTCCTGGtattcatggtatcccaaagggtATTAAAGTCAACCTGGACAAGGTATAGGCTATCATGGAGTTAGCTCCACCAAAAACTACTAAGGAGGTGCAGAGTTTGAACAATAAGATTACTGCATTGAACAGATTCGTTTCAAGAGCGACGGATAAGTGCTTTCCCTTCTTTCACACGTTAAAAAGGGCCTTTGAATGGACGACTGAGTGTCAGCAAGCGTTCGAGGATCTAAAGGCATACCTTTCTTCCCCACCTTTGCTAAACCCACCCAGACCAGGAGAGGAGCTCTTCCTCTACTTAGTCGTCTCCTCAACTGCTATCAATACAGCTCTAGTCAGGGAAGATGACAAGGCCCAAAAACTCGTATACTTCACAAGCCAAGCACTTCGAGGGGCAGAAGGGAGGTACCCACCTATGGAGAAGCTCGCCTTCGCATTGGTAACTGCAACGCGTAAGCTCAAACCATCCTTCCAAGCCCACATTGTAGTTGTCTTGACAGAAAAACCCTTGTGGAGAGCAATAAACAGTCTAGAGGCAACTGGACGGATGACGCTATGGGCGATCGAGCTAAGTGAGTTTGACATACAGTATCGTCCACGTACGACCATAAAAAGGTAGGTTATGGCCAACTTCGTTGCTAAATTCACCCACATGGATGAACAGGGTGCAGAAGGGAACCCTTAGTGGATGATCCACACGAACGGGTCGGCAAATAAACACGCAAAAGGAGCCGGTATAGTACTTCGCATCCCAGAAGGGGACGAAGTCGAATGCATGGTCCGACTTGAATTCCTCATAacaaacaatgaggccgagtacgaagcttTAATAGCAGGACTAGATCTCGCGCATGTAGCAGGTACCACAAGTGCGATAGTGCATTGCGACTCCCAAGTGGTTACCAGTCAGATTAATGGCGGTTACGAGTGTAGAGGAAAACGGATGAAGGAGTACCTCGAACAGGTGAAGAATCGGATGCACAACCTCAAGACCGAATTCGTTCAAATCCTAAGGGAGGAGAATGAGCGAGCCGACCGTCTTGCCAAGGCTGCATCAGCGGATGATATGTCTTTAACCAGTCAGGTActcttttttgttcaaaattcacCAATGATAAACACAGCCAGTGTGCAGGAGATAGGTATCGAAAGCAACTGGACGACACCAATTATCTCCTACCTAAAGGACGGCTTGTTGCCTGATGATAAGGGAGCCGTGAGGAAGTTGAGAGTCTACGCTGCACGATTCGTACTGATCAAAGATATTTTATACAAGAGAGGTTTCTCTCGCCCCTACCTGAGGTGCCTTATCCCCGAGAAAACAGACTATGTAATGAGAGAAGTCCACAAAGGAGTATGCGGGAACCACTTGGGATCGCGATCCTTATTTCATAAGGTGATTAGGGCTAGATACTATTGGCCCACTATGCAGAAGAATGCCCAAGCGTACATCAAAAAATGTGACAAATGTTAGAGGTTTGGCAACCTCATAAGGCAACCGACGGAGGAACTCACCCCAATGacagccccatggccctttgctcAATGGGGGCTTGATACCATGGGATCGTTTCCTACAGCAGTTAGGCAGCTGAAATTCCTACTAGTCGACATAGACTACTTCATCAAATGGCTACCATCACGGAAAAGAATGTACGCAGTTTTGTATGAAGGAACATCATTCGCAGGTACAATATACCTAGGGTCATGGTCTCAGAAAATGGGAAACAGTTCGATAACAACGCATTCAGGGACTTCTGCTCACAGCTTGGGATCAAAACCACTATTTGTCGCCCGCACACCCTCAGGCCAATGGACCAGTTAAAGACACGAACTGATCCttgttgaaaatcatcaagactcaactcgagggggcaaagggtacCTGGCTGAAAGAGTTACCAAGCGTactatgggcgtacaggacaGTGGCAAGGACACCTACATGAGAGACACCATTTCGACTTGCATATGGCAGTGAGGCGGTCATCCAAACTAAGGTAGGTCTCACAAGCTACAGAGTAGCAAACCACGACGAGGAGAAGAATGATGAGGCGATGCGTCTACAGCTCGATATGATAGATGAGGTTAGAGCGACGGACGAACAAAGGCCAGCACAATACCAAAATCTCATAGCCAGGCACTATAACTCCCGGGTGAAACACAAGGACTTCCAGAATGGAGacctcgtcttgaggaaagtaaCGGGTGCCACCAAAGACCCCTCTCATGGGAAATTaagacccaattgggaaggaccgtACAGGATCGCATCATCTCATAGGAAGGGCACATACTATCTCGAgacatgaaaaggaaaaaagctgcagcatccctggaacgtggaacacCTGAAGAGATACTACCAGTAGATAAGGGCGCAAGCGATGACACTCCTCATTCCCAGtttatttttccaatttatAACTTTAGTTTTAGAGCCCAAAGggcaattttcttatttttcatgaaTAAAATTCTACATGCATATctatcataataagaggagtttactTATAACACGTTAAATGTTTTTCCACAGAATTTTATTCACCAAGTCCATAAACTGGACGAATCATCCTAAGAAGGGTGAAATCTATTCAGTAAGTCCATAAACCGGACGTATCATCCTAAGAAAGGTGAAATCTATTCAGTAAGTCCACAAAccggacggatcatcctaagaaggatgaaatttatCCAGCAAGTCCATAaactggacggatcatcctaagaATGGTGAAATTTATTCACTAAGCCCATAAACTGGACGAATCATCCTAAGAAGGATAAAATATATTCCGTAAGTCCATAAACTGGATGGATCATCTTAAGAATGatgaaatttattcaataaGTCCATAAACTGGACGTAACATCCTAAGAGGGGTGAAATTTATTCAATAAGTCCACAAACCGGACGAATCATCCTAAGAATGATTAAATCTATTCAGCAAGTCCACAAACCAAATAGATTATCCtaagaaggatgaaatttattcAGCAAGTCCGTAACCTGAATGGATCATCTTGAGaatgatgaaatttatttagaaaGACCACAGACTGGATGGATCATCCTAAGAATGATGAAATGTATTCAGCAAGTCCATAAACTGGAT
It encodes:
- the LOC142625074 gene encoding uncharacterized protein LOC142625074; translated protein: MDLMMDALKGRVSSDLDELVHRMDSPFIAPVTSFPLPSKFHLPQIEAYDGSKDLLDHLETFKILRHLQGVADKIMCRAFPTTLRGPARVWFSRLTPYSISTFKELSTQFASHFIGGHMYKKLTACLMNIKQREDETLRFYITRFNKEALSIDKADDKILVAMFTNGLRRQGKLQRFVSRKKTDQPQEQGSRRESECPKPPIGDIRMIVGGTTTSCSTKKAHKTYLQVVQNVQPTGMVPKMAHIDNPMIGFSEEDAQCLHHLHDDALVVSIQIRDYNTHKVLVDNDNSVDILYYPALQQMRIGRERLIPTGAPLVGFRGTRAYPIGAITLLVTVGDYTQQITKDVTFLVVDYSSAYNAILGHPTLNSWKAVTSTYHLMIKFPTKYGVGEVRGDQVAACEC